The Candidatus Paceibacterota bacterium genome has a window encoding:
- a CDS encoding glycosyltransferase: MIKNYPFVSIIIPCRNEEEFIDDCVKSILKQNFPKENLEVLVMDGMSDDRTREIIKNYEKKYSFIKLIENPEKVTPKGMNLGVENSKGDIIIFLNAHSVFDKEFLKWTIYYLKNRPEATIVGGTFTSIVKKDNFFSKTIALVLDSVFGSGGVRYRQRKKEGFIKDTLPFAAYRRDFFKKIGYMDEELLRGQDAELNLRILKLGGKIYFSPKIKSYVYVRSSLKKLFRQQFQYGYFKVKIAQKLGLKSILRQIIPSVFVLALFSTGILSFFSEIFLVIFLIIFGAYFFLDLIFSLQIGTKEGFKYFPITLFVFFLLHFSYGVGFLGGVLSFLILRKKIKGDIGINR; this comes from the coding sequence ATGATTAAAAATTATCCTTTTGTTTCTATAATAATTCCTTGTCGTAATGAGGAAGAATTCATTGACGATTGTGTTAAGTCGATATTAAAGCAAAACTTTCCGAAAGAAAATTTAGAGGTTTTGGTTATGGATGGCATGAGCGATGACAGGACAAGGGAAATTATAAAAAATTATGAAAAAAAATACTCATTTATTAAGTTGATAGAGAATCCAGAAAAGGTTACTCCAAAGGGAATGAATCTTGGGGTGGAAAATAGTAAGGGGGATATTATCATTTTTTTAAATGCTCATTCTGTGTTTGATAAGGAATTTTTAAAGTGGACAATTTATTACTTAAAAAATAGACCAGAAGCAACGATAGTGGGTGGTACGTTTACTTCCATTGTTAAAAAAGACAATTTTTTTTCGAAAACAATTGCTTTGGTTCTAGATTCTGTTTTTGGAAGCGGAGGAGTAAGATATAGACAAAGAAAAAAAGAAGGATTTATAAAAGACACTTTGCCTTTTGCCGCCTATAGAAGAGACTTTTTTAAAAAGATAGGCTATATGGATGAAGAACTTTTACGAGGACAAGACGCTGAATTGAATTTAAGAATTCTTAAATTAGGAGGTAAAATTTATTTTAGTCCAAAAATAAAATCATATGTGTATGTTCGTTCGTCTCTTAAAAAGCTTTTCCGACAACAATTTCAGTACGGATATTTTAAGGTAAAAATTGCCCAAAAGCTTGGTTTGAAATCTATTCTTCGTCAAATAATTCCTTCAGTTTTTGTTTTGGCTTTATTCTCTACAGGAATCTTATCATTTTTTTCAGAAATCTTTTTAGTAATTTTCTTAATAATTTTCGGAGCTTATTTTTTTCTTGATTTAATATTTTCTTTGCAGATAGGAACAAAAGAGGGATTTAAATATTTCCCCATTACTCTTTTTGTTTTTTTTCTACTACATTTTTCCTACGGGGTAGGTTTTCTAGGGGGTGTTTTAAGTTTTTTAATATTAAGAAAAAAAATTAAGGGCGATATTGGAATTAATCGTTAA
- a CDS encoding D-glucuronyl C5-epimerase family protein, producing MRKKKENNFIRNKKKMIFFFVFLISLIFFSIYLLFSSCRIDNFKNINDLAVLDNKENFSLFPPYYLKDDNINSFSKLSFDSEGIILPSYKKYNPVTVAQYAASLYRYYLKNPNFLIKREFLKQADWLYNNAVVKGNDLAIWEYDFPVKDQGAEPPWISAMAQGEIISVLIEAYTLTGNREYLELAHKALGPFKFDIEKGGVKSYWPDGSIFYEEYATEKKYKVLNGFIFALAGVYDLYRFEKNPIAKKIFDEGVESLKKKLENYDALFISYYSLSKKPTKCESYHKIHIKQLSWLYYITGDRFFLEYAKLFNAYCPQQKKYSIYTFLPKDVNYKKEFKLKNGDFFKDYWSSDNQFPVKIKIFFDKKIKLSGLNMISLSEKDSPQDYDIFYKNFLGIKLKIDRSKSIIKKNDFEYLKSLKNYTTQIIFSKSVYIKEIEIVIYSSKSNENLVMKEIVPLFLEDDYFYSYYNNLFDQFSFLDYKVKQ from the coding sequence ATGAGAAAAAAGAAAGAAAACAATTTTATAAGAAATAAAAAAAAGATGATTTTCTTTTTTGTCTTTTTAATTTCATTAATTTTCTTTTCTATATATTTATTATTTAGTTCTTGCAGAATTGATAATTTTAAAAACATAAATGATTTAGCCGTTTTAGATAATAAAGAAAATTTTTCACTATTTCCTCCTTATTATCTTAAAGATGATAATATAAATTCTTTTTCCAAATTGAGTTTTGACTCAGAAGGAATTATCCTTCCCTCTTATAAAAAATATAATCCAGTTACCGTTGCTCAATATGCTGCCTCTCTTTATAGGTATTACCTAAAAAATCCTAATTTTTTAATAAAAAGAGAGTTCTTGAAACAAGCAGATTGGTTATACAATAATGCGGTAGTTAAAGGAAATGATCTTGCTATTTGGGAATATGATTTTCCCGTTAAAGATCAGGGAGCTGAGCCACCATGGATTTCTGCAATGGCCCAAGGAGAAATAATTAGTGTATTAATTGAAGCTTATACTCTGACCGGCAATAGAGAATATCTAGAATTAGCGCACAAAGCCCTTGGACCTTTTAAATTTGATATTGAAAAAGGAGGAGTAAAAAGTTATTGGCCCGATGGATCTATATTCTATGAAGAATATGCGACCGAAAAAAAATATAAAGTTTTAAACGGGTTTATATTTGCATTAGCTGGGGTGTATGATCTATATAGATTTGAAAAAAATCCAATTGCTAAAAAAATTTTTGATGAAGGCGTAGAGTCTCTCAAAAAAAAATTAGAAAATTACGATGCGCTTTTTATTTCTTATTATTCATTAAGTAAAAAGCCAACTAAATGCGAAAGTTATCATAAGATTCATATCAAACAACTTAGCTGGCTTTATTATATAACCGGTGATAGATTTTTTTTAGAGTACGCAAAACTTTTTAATGCTTATTGTCCTCAACAAAAAAAATATTCAATTTATACTTTTTTGCCGAAGGACGTGAATTACAAAAAAGAATTTAAATTAAAAAACGGAGATTTTTTTAAGGATTACTGGTCTTCAGATAATCAATTCCCCGTTAAAATAAAAATCTTTTTTGATAAAAAAATAAAACTTAGTGGTTTGAACATGATTTCTTTATCTGAAAAAGATTCTCCGCAAGACTATGATATATTCTACAAAAATTTCTTAGGCATAAAACTTAAAATAGATAGGTCGAAAAGTATTATCAAGAAAAATGATTTTGAATATTTAAAAAGTTTAAAAAATTACACAACCCAAATCATTTTTTCAAAGTCAGTTTATATTAAAGAAATAGAAATCGTGATTTATTCTAGCAAGAGTAATGAAAATTTAGTTATGAAAGAAATTGTTCCACTATTTTTAGAAGACGATTATTTTTATAGCTATTATAATAACTTATTTGATCAATTTAGTTTTTTAGATTATAAGGTAAAGCAATAA